TCCTGTTTGTTTTAATGCGCGCTTACATTTTATCGCTAACGTATCGATAACTGCATGCTGAAACGCATGAGCAATATCCGCTTTTACTTGTGGAGAACAACTTTGCGTTGTGTTATCAATATTATTGCGAATAGTATTTGCCGCTGCCGTTTTTAGGCCACTAAAACTAAAGTCTAATCCAGGCCTATCCGTCATTGGTCTTGGAAATTGATAAATGCCCGCATTACCTTGCTCTGCCATTTTAGCCAGTAAAGGGCCACCTGGATAATCCAATCCTAATAACTTTGCAGTTTTATCAAACGCTTCACCCGCTGCATCGTCAATAGACTCACCTAAAATTTCATACTCCCCTACATTAGCAACTTTCACTAACATGGTATGCCCGCCAGAAACTAGCAGCGCAACAAACGGAAATTCAGGCTTATTTTCTTCTAACATCGGCGCGAGCAAGTGTCCTTCCATGTGATGTACAGCAACTGCAGGTTTATTCCACGCGTACGCCAAACTACGCCCTATCGCACTACCTACCAACAGTGCGCCAACTAAGCCGGGTCCAGCGGTATAAGCAATCGCATCAATGTCATCTTTCTCGCAATTTGCATCTTTCATTGCCTGCTTTATTAATGGCAAGGTTTTTCTAACGTGATCACGCGACGCTAACTCAGGTACAACACCGCCATAATCCGCATGCACTTTAACTTGGCTATATAGTTGATGTGATAACAACCCTTGATGATCATCGTAAATAGCTATTCCTGTTTCATCACAAGAACTTTCGATACCAAGTACACGCATTAATTACCTACCCATTAACCTATAAAACTAAGATAAACCAGACTAAACTTATGTTTGAGGGCGCGGATTTTACCTTGTTGACAATAAATTACCAGTCGAATGATAAATAAGCTTTACATTGGATATCTCTTCAGATTAAAATGCCGCACCAATTTTAGTCGAATCGGTTATATTATAACCAAGCTGAATAGATTCTGAGGTGAATTTTTAAATGCCAGTAATTAAAGTAAGAGAAAACGAGCCGTTTGATGTAGCTCTACGTCGTTTCAAGCGTTCTTGTGAAAAAGCAGGTATCCTTTCTGAAGTACGTCGTCGTGAATTCTACGAAAAACCAACTGCAGAAAAGAAACGCAAAAAAGCGGCTGCTGTTAAGCGTCACTTGAAAAAAGTGAGCCGTGAAAACGCTCGTCGCGTAAAACTTTACTAATTTGAGTCGGTAGTTTACCCATGGCGTTATTAGAACAGCTGAAAGATGCACAGAAAGATGCGATGCGCGCGAAAGACAAAAACCGTCTTGGCACTATTCGTATGGCACTTGCTGCTATTAAACAACGTGAGATTGATGAAAAAATCACGTTAGACGATAGCGAAATTACCGCAGTGCTGACTAAAATGGTTAAGCAACGTCGCGATGCTGCAAAGCAATACGAAGAAGCTGGCCGTCCTGAATTAGCTGCAACAGAAAACGCTGAAATACTTGTTTTAGAAGATTTTCTACCGCGTAAGTTAACTGATGAAGAAATTGCAACGTTAATTGACCAAGCAATTGAATCTACAGGCGCGGCGAATATGCAAGAAATGGGTAAAGTGATGGGCGTATTAAAACCACAACTTCAAGGCCGAGCCGATATGGGCGCGGTAAGTGGACTGATTAGATCTCGCCTATCTTAAAAACCGATATTGAATATTAATAAGCCGCGCTTAATGTTAAGTTAAGCGCGGCTTATTTGTTTTTATAGCATCAATGTCTAATTTAACCGAGTCAGCTCTTCATTGTTGAAAGAGTACTCAATATGAAGCGGTAAATATTTATAGTGTCTGGACGAATCCCACGCCAATTTATCGATGATGTCATCGCTAGAACCGATATAGTAGAAATTATCGATCAGCGAGTGCGTTTAAAAAAGGCTGGTAAAAATTACCAGGCTTGCTGCCCGTTTCATAATGAAAAATCCCCTTCTTTTACCGTAAGCCAAGAAAAGCAGTTCTATCACTGTTTTGGCTGTGGCGCACATGGTAACGCTATTAGTTTTTTAATGGACTATGAAAACCTAGAATTTGTAGATGCCATTGAAGAACTTGCAGACTTTCATCACTTAGAAGTGCCAAGAGAGCAAACAAAAGGTGGCACAAAACAACCTAACCGAGCACAGCAGCAGTCTGATTATGAACTTATGGAAGCTGCAACCCAGCTTTATCGTCAGCAACTAAAATCTCATGCGAATAAAGATAGTGTTATTGAATACTTGAAGGGCCGAAACTTAAGCGGTGAAACCGTTCGCGCATTTCATATCGGCTATGCTCCTCCAGAGTGGGACACCCTATATAAACAGTTTGGCACTAATCAATCACAGCGTGCTCAATTAAACGACTTAAAACTCACTAACCAAAGCGATAACGGACGACAATACGACTTTTTTCGCGATAGGATTATGTTTCCTATCCGAGATAAACGAGGACGTGTCATCGGCTTTGGTGGACGAGTCATGGGTGACGGCTCACCAAAATACCTTAACTCGCCTGAAACACGTATATTTCATAAAGGCCGAGAGTTATATGGCTTGTATGAAGCCAAGCAAGCCAGTGCTAAAATAGAACAAATACTTATTGTTGAAGGCTACATGGATGTTGTTGCTCTAGCACAACATAACATCAACTATGCGGTAGCATCACTGGGCACTTCAACAACACCTGAACATATACAAACACTATTTAGAACAACCACTAAGGTCATTTGCTGTTACGACGGCGACCGTGCTGGACGCGATGCCGCATGGCGCGCACTCGAAAACGCCCTTCCTTATTTAAAAGACGGTGTTGAGCTTAAATTTCTCTTTCTACCAGATGGCGAAGATCCAGATAGTTTAGTAAATAAAGAAGGTAAGGAAGCGTTCGAAAGCCGTTACGTGGATGCCCAAACGTTAACTGACTTCTTTTTTGAAAAGTTGCATCAGCAAGTTGATGCGACCAGTGATGCAGGTAAAGCTGCCTTTGTTGCCAAAGCTAAACCGCTACTAGATAAAATACCAAGTGACTTTTATCGTGAAAGTATTATGAATAAGCTAGCGATGACGGTTAATCGCACCGCAGAAGAGCTGTCACGATATTTTGAAAAGCCACAGCAAACTTTAA
This is a stretch of genomic DNA from Flocculibacter collagenilyticus. It encodes these proteins:
- the dnaG gene encoding DNA primase, producing the protein MSGRIPRQFIDDVIARTDIVEIIDQRVRLKKAGKNYQACCPFHNEKSPSFTVSQEKQFYHCFGCGAHGNAISFLMDYENLEFVDAIEELADFHHLEVPREQTKGGTKQPNRAQQQSDYELMEAATQLYRQQLKSHANKDSVIEYLKGRNLSGETVRAFHIGYAPPEWDTLYKQFGTNQSQRAQLNDLKLTNQSDNGRQYDFFRDRIMFPIRDKRGRVIGFGGRVMGDGSPKYLNSPETRIFHKGRELYGLYEAKQASAKIEQILIVEGYMDVVALAQHNINYAVASLGTSTTPEHIQTLFRTTTKVICCYDGDRAGRDAAWRALENALPYLKDGVELKFLFLPDGEDPDSLVNKEGKEAFESRYVDAQTLTDFFFEKLHQQVDATSDAGKAAFVAKAKPLLDKIPSDFYRESIMNKLAMTVNRTAEELSRYFEKPQQTLKPQESFKVTPMRRAVGLLLQYPTLANAIPFKPALRKVDIPGFALLIDIQESILQQPNTTTASLIEKWREKPEGNYLNQLAIWQHNIDEEMIENEFVDTFHHLENMYLQKTYDSLLLKQKTQGLSKEEYLIVNSLLAALKSSKKDPTLTD
- the rpsU gene encoding 30S ribosomal protein S21, whose amino-acid sequence is MPVIKVRENEPFDVALRRFKRSCEKAGILSEVRRREFYEKPTAEKKRKKAAAVKRHLKKVSRENARRVKLY
- the tsaD gene encoding tRNA (adenosine(37)-N6)-threonylcarbamoyltransferase complex transferase subunit TsaD — encoded protein: MRVLGIESSCDETGIAIYDDHQGLLSHQLYSQVKVHADYGGVVPELASRDHVRKTLPLIKQAMKDANCEKDDIDAIAYTAGPGLVGALLVGSAIGRSLAYAWNKPAVAVHHMEGHLLAPMLEENKPEFPFVALLVSGGHTMLVKVANVGEYEILGESIDDAAGEAFDKTAKLLGLDYPGGPLLAKMAEQGNAGIYQFPRPMTDRPGLDFSFSGLKTAAANTIRNNIDNTTQSCSPQVKADIAHAFQHAVIDTLAIKCKRALKQTGLKRLVVAGGVSANKYLRSQLASMMTGLGGEVFYPKAEFCTDNGAMIAYAGMQRFKAGQVVPLSVKAQPRWSIEDLPSIKDN
- a CDS encoding GatB/YqeY domain-containing protein — translated: MALLEQLKDAQKDAMRAKDKNRLGTIRMALAAIKQREIDEKITLDDSEITAVLTKMVKQRRDAAKQYEEAGRPELAATENAEILVLEDFLPRKLTDEEIATLIDQAIESTGAANMQEMGKVMGVLKPQLQGRADMGAVSGLIRSRLS